One genomic window of Monodelphis domestica isolate mMonDom1 chromosome 1, mMonDom1.pri, whole genome shotgun sequence includes the following:
- the MLH3 gene encoding DNA mismatch repair protein Mlh3 isoform X3, whose amino-acid sequence MIKCLSEEVQVKLRSGVAIGSLSQCIEELALNSIDADAKCVAVRINMETFKVQVIDNGSGMERDDIERVGKQYFTSKCKSVQDLENPKFYGFRGEALSSIANMASAVEISSKTNRTVKTFMKLFQNGKTLEVCEAEVTRPSSGTTVTVYNLFYQLPVRRKCMDPRLEFEKVRQRIEALSLMHPSISFSLRNDISGSMVLQLPKTKDTCSRFCQIYGLGKSQKLREIKFKYKEFELSGYISSEAHYNKNLQFLFVNKRLVLRTRLHKLIDFLLRKESIICRPKGSFASKQMSLSPPRHRSNPELYGIYVLNVKCQFCEYDVCLDPAKTLIEFKNWDTILVCFQEGIKTFLKQEQLFVELSGEDIKEFNEDSGLTLFSAILQPMASDEKCVQNNFQEACENIMDSYEIFNMKSKTVKRKAAMESITLKACGREEDIEQVKDCQVLTSSDPNDTYFNDMIESSVPCQDGTRSEPNVLEMKFTDSEKNNTKNTCLELEFSENHCGTNAEVLKNTFFTPHYLEDSGENLYLQKEQTNGKCFNSVCKGQQQRLKDTPEMACKPQSFGRLLPETCDRLKEDGATSRDSNCDRGETVFSYGQVQLCSTGFITHVIQTPQSKSSEIDFSLKNYNQPGPVSARQIFGNKTQSSVEILNITELNKNLNEESVKPVNQHFCLTNIRDGPKNKTIGIYKNKPIHKKSSKQSHSNNLLSNASFTFPLNVHISNKGKKTEKLIGFSTPFAHKKISLFSHPDSLEKFKRQDRKVENLLPSGIRGINNDFEITTSIGSQVEPDMSQKGNSHLDHSNICKITAIATEPSDSGQPVSHIPPKQISASQEKQILEQQNASVPESPIILTDYSQLHKKLFNDDKPLGSLASKLSRMKDHNKEVLTTESNGHFKDSFPSFNTQESTFCNVLVQNSCKLSHNMHRIRGDSSFIPDSNAAVQEIAKNNNNNNTDSYFTSQSLLINTTTEDSTMRHDVSLVLSGNSSLEVHTGPNIPTISSEQQLETANPPSTALISHLEVSSDDQTAACFQKENTKTSISKDEESMAHSSAWQQHFDVSLGRMVYVNKITGLSTFSAPQEEKLASCTKDITTMDVNVVSKNGFQCRCQPFRSKLVLPFLPRGREERTMMRQEYRDTLNEAFGADSLQTLFSEWENPVFTRYPEVALDVSSDQAESLSVKIHNILYPYRFTKEMVHSMQVLQQVDNKFIACLMSTKQEENGKTGGNLLVLVDQHAAHERIRLEQLIYDSYEKEQPKSFRRKKLLSSTIYPPMEVTVTEEQRRLLECYHKGLEGLGLKLIFPDATSSHVLVEKVPLCFVEREANEVRRGRPTVTKSMLEEFIREQVELLQTTGGAQGTLPLAIQKVLASQACHESQTQPC is encoded by the exons ATGATCAAATGTTTGTCTGAGGAAGTGCAAGTTAAACTCCGTTCTGGTGTGGCTATCGGCTCCCTTAGCCAATGTATTGAAGAACTTGCCCTCAACAGCATTGATGCTGATGCAAAATGCGTGGCTGTGAGAATAAACATGGAAACTTTCAAGGTTCAGGTTATAGACAATGGATCTGGAATGGAAAGGGATGATATAGAGAGAGTTGGAAAACAATATTTCACCAGTAAATGCAAATCTGTCCAAGACTTAGAGAACCCAAAGTTTTATGGTTTTCGAGGGGAGGCACTATCAAGCATAGCAAATATGGCCAGTGCTGTAGAAATTTCATCCAAAACAAACAGGACAGTGAAAACTTTTATGAAACTGTTTCAGAATGGGAAAACCCTAGAAGTTTGTGAGGCGGAGGTGACTAGACCAAGTTCGGGGACAACAGTTACTGTATATAACCTATTTTACCAGTTACCAGTGAGAAGGAAATGCATGGATCCCAGATTGGAGTTTGAGAAGGTTAGGCAAAGGATTGAAGCACTCTCACTGATGCACCCATCCATCTCCTTCTCCTTGAGAAATGATATTTCAGGTTCTATGGTTCTTCAGCTTCCCAAAACCAAAGATACATGCTCTcgattttgtcaaatttatggatTAGGTAAGTCACAAAAGTTAAGagaaatcaaatttaaatataaagaatttgaaCTAAGTGGATATATCAGTTCTGAAgcacattataataaaaatttgcAGTTTTTATTTGTGAACAAAAGACTGGTTTTAAGGACAAGATTGCATAAACTCATTGACTTTTTATTAAGGAAAGAAAGTATTATTTGCAGGCCAAAGGGCAGCTTTGCAAGTAAGCAAATGAGTTTAAGCCCTCCTCGGCATAGGTCAAACCCAGAACTCTATGGGATATATGTACTCAATGTGAAATGCCAATTTTGTGAGTATGATGTTTGCCTAGACCCAGCAAAAACTCTAATTGAATTTAAGAACTGGGATACCATCCTAGTTTGTTTTCAGGAAGggataaaaacttttttaaaacaagaacAGTTATTTGTAGAATTGTCAGGTGAGGATATTAAAGAATTTAATGAAGACAGTGGCTTGACCTTATTTAGTGCTATTCTTCAGCCTATGGCCTCTGATGAAAAGTGTGTCCAGAACAATTTTCAGGAGGCATGTGAAAATATCATGGATtcttatgaaatatttaatatgaaGTCTAAAACTGTGAAAAGAAAAGCTGCCATGGAAAGCATTACTTTAAAGGCttgtgggagggaagaagatatCGAACAAGTAAAAGATTGCCAAGTATTGACCAGCAGTGACCCCAATGACACATACTTTAATGATATGATAGAGTCATCTGTACCTTGTCAAGATGGCACCAGATCAGAACCAAATGTCTTGGAAATGAAGTTCACAgattctgaaaaaaataatactaaaaatacTTGTTTAGAACTTGAGTTTTCAGAAAATCACTGTGGAACCAATGCAGAAGTGTTAAAGAATACCTTTTTTACTCCACATTACCTTGAAGACAGTGGAGAAAATCTATATCTACAAAAGGAACAGACTAATGGAAAATGTTTCAACAGTGTATGTAAAGGACAACAACAGAGGCTTAAAGATACCCCTGAAATGGCATGCAAACCTCAATCTTTTGGGAGGCTACTACCAGAGACATGTGATAGACTTAAAGAAGATGGAGCAACAAGCAGAGACTCTAATTGTGATAGAGGAGAGACAGTTTTTAGCTATGGACAAGTTCAGTTATGTTCCACTGGCTTTATAACTCATGTGATACAAACCCCACAATCAAAATCATCTGAAAtagacttttctttaaaaaattataatcaaccTGGTCCTGTGAGTGCTAGGCAAATATTTGGAAACAAAACCCAAAGTTCAGTTGAGATCTTAAATATTACAGAgttaaataagaatttaaatgaagAATCTGTTAAACCAGTCAATCAACATTTTTGCTTAACAAATATAAGAGAtggaccaaaaaacaaaactataggaATCTATAAAAACAAGCCAATTCATAAGAAAAGCAGTAAGCAATCACATTCAAATAACTTGTTATCTAATGCTTCCTTTACTTTTCCTTTGAATGTACACATTTCaaataagggaaagaaaacagaaaaactgATTGGTTTTTCCACACCCTTTGCTCATAAGAAAATAAGTTTGTTTTCACATCCAGACTCTTTAGAGAAGTTTAAGAGACAAGATAGAAAGGTTGAGAATCTTCTGCCTTCAGGAATTCGGGGTATTAATAATGATTTTGAAATAACTACCAGTATTGGTTCCCAAGTTGAACCTGACATGTCTCAGAAAGGAAATAGTCACTTAGACCATTCCAACATTTGTAAAATTACAGCGATAGCTACTGAACCCAGTGATAGTGGCCAACCCGTAAGTCACATCCCCCCAAAACAAATTTCAGCTTCCCAGGAAAAGCAGATATTGGAACAACAGAATGCCAGTGTGCCAGAAAGTCCTATAATACTTACTGACTATTCTCAGCTTCACAAAAAACTTTTCAATGATGACAAGCCATTAGGATCATTAGCATCTAAATTATCCAGAATGAAAGATCACAACAAAGAAGTTTTAACTACTGAAAGCAATGGACATTTTAAGGACTCTTTCCCCAGCTTCAATACACAAGAGAGTACCTTCTGCAATGTGTTAGTCCAGAATTCTTGTAAGTTATCTCATAATATGCATAGAATAAGAGGAGATAGTAGCTTCATCCCAGATTCAAATGCTGCTGTTCAAGAAAttgccaaaaataataataacaataatacagaTTCATATTTTACTAGTCAGTCATTGCTGATTAATACAACAACAGAAGACTCTACAATGAGACATGATGTTTCTTTGGTGTTGTCCGGGAATTCATCTCTTGAAGTCCATACAGGCCCAAATATCCCCACCATATCTTCAGAACAGCAACTGGAAACAGCCAACCCTCCTAGCACAGCTTTAATAAGTCACTTGGAAGTTTCATCAGATGATCAAACTGCAGCTTGTTTTCAGAAAGAGAATACCAAAACAAGCATTTCTAAGGATGAAGAGTCAATGGCACATTCCTCTGCTTGGCAGCAACATTTTGATGTATCACTGGGTAGAATGGTCTATGTCAACAAAATAACTGGACTCAGTACGTTCAGTGCCCCCCAGGAGGAAAAGTTGGCAAGTTGTACAAAAGACATAACAACCATGGATGTCAATGTTGTCTCCAAGAATG gaTTTCAGTGCAGGTGCCAACCATTTAGAAGCAAGCTTGTTCTGCCCTTCCTTCCGAGAGGTAGAGAAGAAAGGACCATGATGAGACAGGAATACAGAG ATACTCTGAATGAAGCTTTTGGTGCTGATTCTCTCCAAACTTTGTTCTCAGAATGGGAAAATCCAGTGTTTACCCGATATCCAGAG GTTGCTCTTGATGTGAGCAGTGACCAGGCTGAGAGTCTATCAGTAAAAATTCACAACATCTTGTATCCTTACCGTTTTACCAAAGAGATGGTCCATTCAATGCAG GTTCTGCAGCAAGTGGATAATAAGTTTATTGCCTGTTTAATGAGTACAAagcaagaagaaaatggcaaaacag GAGGAAACCTGCTAGTATTGGTGGATCAGCATGCTGCCCACGAGCGGATCCGTTTAGAACAACTCATTTATG ATTCCTATGAGAAGGAGCAGCCAAAAAGCTTTCGCCGCAAGAAATTGCTGTCTTCTACCATCTACCCACCCATGGAGGTCACGGTGACAGAAGAACAGAGGAGGCTCTTAGA GTGTTACCACAAGGGCCTAGAAGGTCTGGGCCTGAAATTAATATTTCCCGACGCTACCAGCTCCCATGTCCTTGTGGAGAAGGTGCCGCTCTGTTTTGTAGAAAGAGAAGCCAATGAAGTTCGGAGAGGAAGACCTACTGTGACAAAAAGTATGCTGGAG gaaTTTATTCGAGAACAAGTAGAG CTGCTTCAGACTACAGGAGGGGCTCAAGGGACTTTGCCACTTGCCATCCAGAAGGTGTTAGCATCCCAGGCATGCCATG AATCCCAAACCCAACCTTGCTAA
- the MLH3 gene encoding DNA mismatch repair protein Mlh3 isoform X2, translated as MIKCLSEEVQVKLRSGVAIGSLSQCIEELALNSIDADAKCVAVRINMETFKVQVIDNGSGMERDDIERVGKQYFTSKCKSVQDLENPKFYGFRGEALSSIANMASAVEISSKTNRTVKTFMKLFQNGKTLEVCEAEVTRPSSGTTVTVYNLFYQLPVRRKCMDPRLEFEKVRQRIEALSLMHPSISFSLRNDISGSMVLQLPKTKDTCSRFCQIYGLGKSQKLREIKFKYKEFELSGYISSEAHYNKNLQFLFVNKRLVLRTRLHKLIDFLLRKESIICRPKGSFASKQMSLSPPRHRSNPELYGIYVLNVKCQFCEYDVCLDPAKTLIEFKNWDTILVCFQEGIKTFLKQEQLFVELSGEDIKEFNEDSGLTLFSAILQPMASDEKCVQNNFQEACENIMDSYEIFNMKSKTVKRKAAMESITLKACGREEDIEQVKDCQVLTSSDPNDTYFNDMIESSVPCQDGTRSEPNVLEMKFTDSEKNNTKNTCLELEFSENHCGTNAEVLKNTFFTPHYLEDSGENLYLQKEQTNGKCFNSVCKGQQQRLKDTPEMACKPQSFGRLLPETCDRLKEDGATSRDSNCDRGETVFSYGQVQLCSTGFITHVIQTPQSKSSEIDFSLKNYNQPGPVSARQIFGNKTQSSVEILNITELNKNLNEESVKPVNQHFCLTNIRDGPKNKTIGIYKNKPIHKKSSKQSHSNNLLSNASFTFPLNVHISNKGKKTEKLIGFSTPFAHKKISLFSHPDSLEKFKRQDRKVENLLPSGIRGINNDFEITTSIGSQVEPDMSQKGNSHLDHSNICKITAIATEPSDSGQPVSHIPPKQISASQEKQILEQQNASVPESPIILTDYSQLHKKLFNDDKPLGSLASKLSRMKDHNKEVLTTESNGHFKDSFPSFNTQESTFCNVLVQNSCKLSHNMHRIRGDSSFIPDSNAAVQEIAKNNNNNNTDSYFTSQSLLINTTTEDSTMRHDVSLVLSGNSSLEVHTGPNIPTISSEQQLETANPPSTALISHLEVSSDDQTAACFQKENTKTSISKDEESMAHSSAWQQHFDVSLGRMVYVNKITGLSTFSAPQEEKLASCTKDITTMDVNVVSKNDTLNEAFGADSLQTLFSEWENPVFTRYPEVALDVSSDQAESLSVKIHNILYPYRFTKEMVHSMQVLQQVDNKFIACLMSTKQEENGKTGGNLLVLVDQHAAHERIRLEQLIYDSYEKEQPKSFRRKKLLSSTIYPPMEVTVTEEQRRLLECYHKGLEGLGLKLIFPDATSSHVLVEKVPLCFVEREANEVRRGRPTVTKSMLEEFIREQVELLQTTGGAQGTLPLAIQKVLASQACHGAIKFNDSLSLRESRRLIEALSQCQLPFQCAHGRPSMLPLADIDHLEQEKQNPKPNLAKLCRMARAWHLFKKVEPHDEKQNKG; from the exons ATGATCAAATGTTTGTCTGAGGAAGTGCAAGTTAAACTCCGTTCTGGTGTGGCTATCGGCTCCCTTAGCCAATGTATTGAAGAACTTGCCCTCAACAGCATTGATGCTGATGCAAAATGCGTGGCTGTGAGAATAAACATGGAAACTTTCAAGGTTCAGGTTATAGACAATGGATCTGGAATGGAAAGGGATGATATAGAGAGAGTTGGAAAACAATATTTCACCAGTAAATGCAAATCTGTCCAAGACTTAGAGAACCCAAAGTTTTATGGTTTTCGAGGGGAGGCACTATCAAGCATAGCAAATATGGCCAGTGCTGTAGAAATTTCATCCAAAACAAACAGGACAGTGAAAACTTTTATGAAACTGTTTCAGAATGGGAAAACCCTAGAAGTTTGTGAGGCGGAGGTGACTAGACCAAGTTCGGGGACAACAGTTACTGTATATAACCTATTTTACCAGTTACCAGTGAGAAGGAAATGCATGGATCCCAGATTGGAGTTTGAGAAGGTTAGGCAAAGGATTGAAGCACTCTCACTGATGCACCCATCCATCTCCTTCTCCTTGAGAAATGATATTTCAGGTTCTATGGTTCTTCAGCTTCCCAAAACCAAAGATACATGCTCTcgattttgtcaaatttatggatTAGGTAAGTCACAAAAGTTAAGagaaatcaaatttaaatataaagaatttgaaCTAAGTGGATATATCAGTTCTGAAgcacattataataaaaatttgcAGTTTTTATTTGTGAACAAAAGACTGGTTTTAAGGACAAGATTGCATAAACTCATTGACTTTTTATTAAGGAAAGAAAGTATTATTTGCAGGCCAAAGGGCAGCTTTGCAAGTAAGCAAATGAGTTTAAGCCCTCCTCGGCATAGGTCAAACCCAGAACTCTATGGGATATATGTACTCAATGTGAAATGCCAATTTTGTGAGTATGATGTTTGCCTAGACCCAGCAAAAACTCTAATTGAATTTAAGAACTGGGATACCATCCTAGTTTGTTTTCAGGAAGggataaaaacttttttaaaacaagaacAGTTATTTGTAGAATTGTCAGGTGAGGATATTAAAGAATTTAATGAAGACAGTGGCTTGACCTTATTTAGTGCTATTCTTCAGCCTATGGCCTCTGATGAAAAGTGTGTCCAGAACAATTTTCAGGAGGCATGTGAAAATATCATGGATtcttatgaaatatttaatatgaaGTCTAAAACTGTGAAAAGAAAAGCTGCCATGGAAAGCATTACTTTAAAGGCttgtgggagggaagaagatatCGAACAAGTAAAAGATTGCCAAGTATTGACCAGCAGTGACCCCAATGACACATACTTTAATGATATGATAGAGTCATCTGTACCTTGTCAAGATGGCACCAGATCAGAACCAAATGTCTTGGAAATGAAGTTCACAgattctgaaaaaaataatactaaaaatacTTGTTTAGAACTTGAGTTTTCAGAAAATCACTGTGGAACCAATGCAGAAGTGTTAAAGAATACCTTTTTTACTCCACATTACCTTGAAGACAGTGGAGAAAATCTATATCTACAAAAGGAACAGACTAATGGAAAATGTTTCAACAGTGTATGTAAAGGACAACAACAGAGGCTTAAAGATACCCCTGAAATGGCATGCAAACCTCAATCTTTTGGGAGGCTACTACCAGAGACATGTGATAGACTTAAAGAAGATGGAGCAACAAGCAGAGACTCTAATTGTGATAGAGGAGAGACAGTTTTTAGCTATGGACAAGTTCAGTTATGTTCCACTGGCTTTATAACTCATGTGATACAAACCCCACAATCAAAATCATCTGAAAtagacttttctttaaaaaattataatcaaccTGGTCCTGTGAGTGCTAGGCAAATATTTGGAAACAAAACCCAAAGTTCAGTTGAGATCTTAAATATTACAGAgttaaataagaatttaaatgaagAATCTGTTAAACCAGTCAATCAACATTTTTGCTTAACAAATATAAGAGAtggaccaaaaaacaaaactataggaATCTATAAAAACAAGCCAATTCATAAGAAAAGCAGTAAGCAATCACATTCAAATAACTTGTTATCTAATGCTTCCTTTACTTTTCCTTTGAATGTACACATTTCaaataagggaaagaaaacagaaaaactgATTGGTTTTTCCACACCCTTTGCTCATAAGAAAATAAGTTTGTTTTCACATCCAGACTCTTTAGAGAAGTTTAAGAGACAAGATAGAAAGGTTGAGAATCTTCTGCCTTCAGGAATTCGGGGTATTAATAATGATTTTGAAATAACTACCAGTATTGGTTCCCAAGTTGAACCTGACATGTCTCAGAAAGGAAATAGTCACTTAGACCATTCCAACATTTGTAAAATTACAGCGATAGCTACTGAACCCAGTGATAGTGGCCAACCCGTAAGTCACATCCCCCCAAAACAAATTTCAGCTTCCCAGGAAAAGCAGATATTGGAACAACAGAATGCCAGTGTGCCAGAAAGTCCTATAATACTTACTGACTATTCTCAGCTTCACAAAAAACTTTTCAATGATGACAAGCCATTAGGATCATTAGCATCTAAATTATCCAGAATGAAAGATCACAACAAAGAAGTTTTAACTACTGAAAGCAATGGACATTTTAAGGACTCTTTCCCCAGCTTCAATACACAAGAGAGTACCTTCTGCAATGTGTTAGTCCAGAATTCTTGTAAGTTATCTCATAATATGCATAGAATAAGAGGAGATAGTAGCTTCATCCCAGATTCAAATGCTGCTGTTCAAGAAAttgccaaaaataataataacaataatacagaTTCATATTTTACTAGTCAGTCATTGCTGATTAATACAACAACAGAAGACTCTACAATGAGACATGATGTTTCTTTGGTGTTGTCCGGGAATTCATCTCTTGAAGTCCATACAGGCCCAAATATCCCCACCATATCTTCAGAACAGCAACTGGAAACAGCCAACCCTCCTAGCACAGCTTTAATAAGTCACTTGGAAGTTTCATCAGATGATCAAACTGCAGCTTGTTTTCAGAAAGAGAATACCAAAACAAGCATTTCTAAGGATGAAGAGTCAATGGCACATTCCTCTGCTTGGCAGCAACATTTTGATGTATCACTGGGTAGAATGGTCTATGTCAACAAAATAACTGGACTCAGTACGTTCAGTGCCCCCCAGGAGGAAAAGTTGGCAAGTTGTACAAAAGACATAACAACCATGGATGTCAATGTTGTCTCCAAGAATG ATACTCTGAATGAAGCTTTTGGTGCTGATTCTCTCCAAACTTTGTTCTCAGAATGGGAAAATCCAGTGTTTACCCGATATCCAGAG GTTGCTCTTGATGTGAGCAGTGACCAGGCTGAGAGTCTATCAGTAAAAATTCACAACATCTTGTATCCTTACCGTTTTACCAAAGAGATGGTCCATTCAATGCAG GTTCTGCAGCAAGTGGATAATAAGTTTATTGCCTGTTTAATGAGTACAAagcaagaagaaaatggcaaaacag GAGGAAACCTGCTAGTATTGGTGGATCAGCATGCTGCCCACGAGCGGATCCGTTTAGAACAACTCATTTATG ATTCCTATGAGAAGGAGCAGCCAAAAAGCTTTCGCCGCAAGAAATTGCTGTCTTCTACCATCTACCCACCCATGGAGGTCACGGTGACAGAAGAACAGAGGAGGCTCTTAGA GTGTTACCACAAGGGCCTAGAAGGTCTGGGCCTGAAATTAATATTTCCCGACGCTACCAGCTCCCATGTCCTTGTGGAGAAGGTGCCGCTCTGTTTTGTAGAAAGAGAAGCCAATGAAGTTCGGAGAGGAAGACCTACTGTGACAAAAAGTATGCTGGAG gaaTTTATTCGAGAACAAGTAGAG CTGCTTCAGACTACAGGAGGGGCTCAAGGGACTTTGCCACTTGCCATCCAGAAGGTGTTAGCATCCCAGGCATGCCATG GGGCTATTAAGTTTAACGACAGCCTGAGCCTGCGGGAGAGCCGCCGACTCATCGAGGCTCTGTCTCAGTGCCAGCTGCCCTTCCAGTGCGCTCATGGGAGACCCTCTATGCTGCCCTTGGCAGACATAGACCATTTGGAACAGGAGAAACAG AATCCCAAACCCAACCTTGCTAAACTTTGCAGAATGGCCCGTGCCTGGCATTTATTTAAGAAAGTAGAGCCCCACGATGAGAAGCAGAACAAGGGTTGA